From Phycodurus eques isolate BA_2022a chromosome 13, UOR_Pequ_1.1, whole genome shotgun sequence, a single genomic window includes:
- the rab31 gene encoding ras-related protein Rab-31 isoform X2 has translation MAIRELKVCLLGDTGVGKSSIVCRFVQDHFDHNISPTIGASFLTKTVPSGSELHKFLIWDTAGQERTLKKWVKELKEHGPEDIVVAIAGNKNDLGDIREVPMKEAKEFAESIAAIFIETSARNAVNVEELFQKISKQIPPLENPDVESTESFKLTRQPAPSTRRCC, from the exons ATGGCGATAAGGGAGCTCAAGGTTTGTCTTTTAGGG gaCACCGGTGTGGGCAAATCCAGCATCGTGTGTCGCTTCGTCCAGGATCACTTTGATCACAACATCAGTCCCACGATAGG AGCCTCATTCCTGACCAAGACAGTGCCATCCGGAAGCGAGCTGCACAAATTCCTGATCTGGGATACGGCGGGACAGGAACGG ACACTAAAGAAGTGGGTGAAGGAGCTGAAGGAACACGGACCCGAGGACATCGTTGTCGCCATCGCAGGGAACAAGAATGACTTGGGAGACATCAG AGAAGTCCCCATGAAGGAGGCCAAGGAGTTTGCCGAATCCATTGCCGCCATCTTCATCGAGACCAGCGCCAGGAACGCGGTTAACGTGGAGGAGCTTTTCCAGAAGATCA GCAAACAGATCCCACCGCTGGAAAACCCAGACGTTGAAAGCACCGAGTCGTTCAAACTGACCCGACAGCCTGCTCCGTCCACCAGGAGGTGCTGCTAA
- the rab31 gene encoding ras-related protein Rab-31 isoform X1 yields MAIRELKVCLLGDTGVGKSSIVCRFVQDHFDHNISPTIGASFLTKTVPSGSELHKFLIWDTAGQERFHSLAPMYYRGSAAAVIVYDITKLDSFQTLKKWVKELKEHGPEDIVVAIAGNKNDLGDIREVPMKEAKEFAESIAAIFIETSARNAVNVEELFQKISKQIPPLENPDVESTESFKLTRQPAPSTRRCC; encoded by the exons ATGGCGATAAGGGAGCTCAAGGTTTGTCTTTTAGGG gaCACCGGTGTGGGCAAATCCAGCATCGTGTGTCGCTTCGTCCAGGATCACTTTGATCACAACATCAGTCCCACGATAGG AGCCTCATTCCTGACCAAGACAGTGCCATCCGGAAGCGAGCTGCACAAATTCCTGATCTGGGATACGGCGGGACAGGAACGG TTCCACTCATTAGCTCCGATGTACTACAGAGGATCAGCTGCTGCTGTCATTGTCTATGACATCACAAAATTG GACTCTTTCCAGACACTAAAGAAGTGGGTGAAGGAGCTGAAGGAACACGGACCCGAGGACATCGTTGTCGCCATCGCAGGGAACAAGAATGACTTGGGAGACATCAG AGAAGTCCCCATGAAGGAGGCCAAGGAGTTTGCCGAATCCATTGCCGCCATCTTCATCGAGACCAGCGCCAGGAACGCGGTTAACGTGGAGGAGCTTTTCCAGAAGATCA GCAAACAGATCCCACCGCTGGAAAACCCAGACGTTGAAAGCACCGAGTCGTTCAAACTGACCCGACAGCCTGCTCCGTCCACCAGGAGGTGCTGCTAA